The Candidatus Zixiibacteriota bacterium genome includes a region encoding these proteins:
- a CDS encoding PAS domain-containing protein yields MRAVIIGGGKGCRAITKLALGSFLKELTLDIVYIADPDTNAPGMVFARQHGIKTTSDMKEALSLPNINLVIELTGKDEVLEDIYKLIPRGIKVFDHTFAKIFVDLANAQKDQTRQLKEITELEQKIEKERHFLQSLFDKIPELVVVFDKNKKIIKINTSFSIFTGYSPEEAIGKSCIELFSNTELNANCQQTVNLLDDVLKSNQMRTLIWQSPPPNEAFWEVTHTPILDKDGNTEEILSAWHRITEQVMLQRKIESAELRFKSFIDSASDWISVKDLDGRYLIVNKITAQSLHLEPDDFVGKKPEEIIPADLAEMITEHDAQVIKDDCYHSYNEIIPIDGRNQHFQTIRFPLKDYKGSAIGVCTIMRNVTSEMTLRKQLEQAGKLAAIGKLAAGVAHEINNPLTGVLAYAEDLVDDIPADDPHQDDLKVIVRETLRCRDIVRNLLDFSRQENPKFEKLNPNKIVNHTLSLVEKLPQFRNIEIIKRPSKNMPSIQGDPHQIQQVILNFMLNAAEAMKEKGEIKLITEYDERQDKCIIKVEDNGPGIPENLKNKIFEPFFSTKGTSGLGLAVSWGIIERHLGTIEIDMSDRGGASFRIIFPAYNENSNFYNG; encoded by the coding sequence ATGAGAGCGGTTATAATAGGCGGCGGTAAAGGATGCAGAGCTATCACAAAACTTGCTCTCGGTTCTTTTCTCAAAGAACTGACTCTTGATATTGTATATATAGCCGACCCCGACACAAATGCGCCGGGAATGGTTTTTGCCCGCCAGCATGGTATAAAGACAACTTCCGATATGAAAGAGGCGTTATCGCTGCCGAATATAAATCTGGTCATCGAGTTGACAGGAAAAGATGAAGTCCTTGAAGATATCTACAAATTAATTCCGCGAGGCATCAAAGTGTTTGATCATACATTCGCTAAAATATTCGTTGACCTTGCCAATGCCCAAAAAGACCAGACTCGCCAGCTTAAGGAGATAACTGAACTTGAGCAGAAAATTGAGAAAGAACGACACTTCCTTCAAAGCCTGTTTGATAAAATCCCGGAATTGGTAGTGGTTTTTGATAAGAATAAGAAGATAATTAAAATAAACACCAGTTTTAGTATATTCACCGGTTATTCCCCCGAGGAGGCAATTGGTAAAAGCTGTATCGAGCTATTTTCTAACACCGAGCTTAATGCTAATTGTCAACAAACTGTCAATTTGCTTGATGATGTTTTGAAATCCAACCAGATGAGAACTCTAATCTGGCAGTCGCCGCCGCCTAATGAAGCATTTTGGGAGGTAACTCATACTCCAATTCTTGATAAAGATGGAAATACCGAGGAGATACTCAGCGCCTGGCATCGTATAACAGAGCAGGTAATGCTTCAACGCAAGATAGAAAGCGCCGAATTGCGGTTTAAAAGCTTTATCGATTCGGCGAGCGATTGGATATCAGTCAAAGACCTCGATGGCAGATACTTGATAGTCAACAAAATTACTGCCCAATCATTACATCTGGAACCCGATGATTTTGTCGGGAAGAAACCGGAAGAAATTATTCCCGCTGACCTGGCTGAAATGATAACCGAACATGATGCGCAGGTTATTAAGGATGACTGCTATCATTCATACAATGAGATTATTCCAATAGATGGACGGAACCAGCATTTTCAAACTATCCGTTTTCCTCTAAAAGATTACAAGGGAAGCGCTATAGGCGTATGTACTATTATGCGGAATGTTACATCAGAAATGACGCTTAGAAAGCAGCTTGAGCAAGCCGGCAAGCTGGCGGCGATTGGCAAACTTGCCGCTGGGGTTGCGCATGAGATAAATAACCCCTTAACCGGCGTTTTGGCTTATGCCGAAGACTTAGTCGATGATATTCCGGCAGATGACCCGCATCAGGATGATCTTAAAGTTATTGTAAGGGAAACACTGCGCTGCCGTGATATAGTTAGAAATCTGCTCGACTTCTCCCGTCAGGAAAACCCGAAATTTGAAAAGCTTAACCCAAATAAAATTGTAAATCACACCCTTTCTCTTGTAGAAAAATTGCCCCAGTTCAGGAATATCGAAATAATAAAACGACCTTCAAAAAATATGCCGAGCATACAGGGAGACCCTCATCAAATTCAGCAAGTAATACTAAATTTTATGTTAAACGCTGCCGAGGCAATGAAAGAAAAAGGCGAAATCAAATTGATTACAGAGTATGACGAACGGCAAGACAAATGCATTATTAAAGTTGAGGATAACGGGCCGGGAATACCTGAAAATTTAAAAAATAAAATATTCGAACCATTTTTCTCAACTAAAGGAACCAGCGGGTTAGGACTGGCAGTAAGCTGGGGTATAATCGAACGTCACCTCGGCACTATCGAAATTGATATGTCTGATAGAGGAGGTGCTTCATTTCGTATTATTTTCCCGGCGTATAACGAGAATTCAAATTTCTATAACGG
- a CDS encoding serine/threonine protein kinase gives MNREEIADRIQELTGWTSTRRFQIITDTSDWMRIIRGDVLSLGNKYFVVKGNKYETRFGIGEQPKYWVLGALDLETGDEKIIKMVFHEDFNVRIGVFKINCYRSPEKEARVLDMILGDRRFMQGYTVKDEKGNQVRIIDFIKGETMLQRIHEEPKSHEHFFHEDLPDILLKLTDCIQAIHLLHSNHTCHGDIRNDHIIIESGTGQYRWIDYDLNQHVSDFDTWSMGNIINYIVGKGINSFSRVLKSEEFSDKIKRSLTPDDASAFYEYRIMNLKKLYPYIPDRLNDILLHFTIKPKVYYSNMTQLVRDYHKMLEKDFHLR, from the coding sequence ATGAATAGAGAAGAAATAGCTGACCGAATTCAGGAATTAACCGGCTGGACAAGCACCAGACGTTTTCAAATAATTACCGATACCTCCGACTGGATGCGGATAATCCGCGGTGATGTTTTATCTTTGGGTAATAAGTATTTTGTGGTCAAGGGCAATAAATACGAAACCCGCTTCGGTATCGGCGAACAGCCCAAATACTGGGTTTTAGGCGCTTTGGATTTGGAAACCGGAGATGAAAAAATTATCAAAATGGTTTTCCATGAGGATTTTAATGTGCGTATCGGCGTATTTAAAATCAATTGCTATCGAAGCCCTGAAAAAGAGGCGCGGGTTCTCGATATGATTTTAGGCGACAGACGCTTTATGCAGGGTTATACAGTGAAAGACGAAAAAGGCAATCAGGTCAGGATAATTGATTTTATTAAAGGCGAAACAATGCTTCAGCGTATACATGAAGAACCCAAAAGCCACGAGCATTTTTTCCATGAAGATTTGCCCGATATCCTTCTGAAATTAACAGATTGTATTCAGGCAATACATCTTCTTCACAGCAATCATACCTGTCATGGCGACATTCGCAACGATCATATAATAATTGAATCGGGCACGGGTCAATATAGATGGATAGATTATGATCTTAATCAGCATGTATCCGATTTTGATACATGGAGCATGGGCAATATTATAAATTATATAGTTGGCAAAGGCATCAACTCTTTTAGCCGTGTTCTAAAAAGTGAAGAGTTTTCAGATAAAATTAAACGAAGCCTGACTCCCGATGATGCCTCTGCGTTTTATGAATACAGGATAATGAATCTTAAGAAGCTTTATCCATATATCCCCGATAGATTAAATGATATTTTATTGCATTTTACTATCAAACCCAAAGTGTATTATTCCAATATGACCCAGTTAGTTAGAGATTATCATAAAATGTTGGAAAAAGATTTTCATTTAAGGTAA
- a CDS encoding transglutaminase domain-containing protein, producing MKYITAIIIIANSVLFGQSANQFDEYLGKDWYGIYMQDNKIGCYSMELSKKTKDRWIAKMEMNMTFMMNQTKAEMSSSETRIYQGRNAELAYSKFVNISDAGSITVEGKKEGDNYNVVIDIAGQKTVTNFDCPVETLADVLKIEMLAVEGKLHVGDRFAIKTFESEPPMTGITNHLTNIENRQELIFGGVATDIFVVRDSLPAIGVTAQLYVDYNGNILKQGFAPLGMVMKSEPEELARQLDCDYDLLTNNIIKTENGPENPAEIYSAVYIISGYDIAQLPASDRLIIDAFSIDSAQITVNRKVSHQFELDIPIDNDSLNSYLQAEQLIQSDNPEIIKLAKAIVGDETNAFEAAKLINNWVHENIRKEFSPDISNALQTLKAGRGDCGEHSALATALNRALGIPSRIIAGVAYWPGGKGFAFHAWIEVYVGEWIQMDPTWGETFADATHIMLAKGGLIDQIGPVYNGLMGLKIKIVSCKQPILSR from the coding sequence ATGAAATACATAACAGCAATCATAATAATAGCAAACTCGGTTTTATTCGGACAGTCAGCCAATCAGTTTGATGAATATTTAGGCAAGGACTGGTATGGCATATATATGCAGGATAATAAAATCGGCTGCTATTCCATGGAGCTGAGCAAAAAGACAAAAGACCGCTGGATTGCCAAAATGGAAATGAATATGACATTCATGATGAATCAAACTAAGGCGGAGATGTCATCATCGGAGACAAGAATATATCAGGGCAGGAATGCGGAGCTGGCATATAGCAAGTTCGTTAATATTAGCGACGCCGGAAGCATTACGGTTGAGGGAAAAAAGGAAGGTGATAATTATAATGTTGTTATTGATATTGCCGGTCAAAAAACAGTAACGAACTTTGACTGCCCGGTTGAAACATTAGCCGATGTCTTAAAGATTGAGATGCTTGCTGTCGAGGGGAAACTGCATGTTGGCGATAGATTTGCTATCAAAACTTTTGAATCTGAACCGCCGATGACCGGCATAACGAACCATCTAACAAATATTGAAAACAGACAGGAGCTTATATTTGGCGGTGTTGCTACTGATATTTTTGTAGTTCGCGATAGTTTGCCTGCTATCGGCGTAACCGCTCAGCTTTATGTTGATTACAATGGCAATATTCTCAAACAGGGGTTTGCTCCCTTGGGGATGGTTATGAAGTCCGAGCCGGAGGAATTAGCCAGACAGCTTGATTGCGATTATGATCTTCTAACTAATAATATTATAAAAACTGAAAACGGTCCGGAAAATCCAGCCGAAATTTACAGCGCCGTTTATATTATCAGCGGTTATGATATTGCTCAATTGCCGGCATCCGACCGGCTGATAATAGATGCGTTTTCAATCGACAGCGCTCAGATAACAGTAAATCGAAAAGTGTCCCATCAATTCGAGCTTGATATACCTATCGATAATGACAGCTTAAACAGTTATCTTCAGGCAGAACAGCTAATTCAATCCGATAACCCGGAGATAATCAAGCTTGCTAAAGCGATTGTCGGCGATGAAACAAATGCCTTTGAGGCGGCGAAGCTTATCAACAATTGGGTGCATGAGAATATCAGGAAGGAATTCTCCCCTGATATATCGAACGCTCTTCAAACACTTAAAGCAGGCAGGGGCGATTGCGGCGAACATTCGGCATTGGCAACAGCGTTAAACCGCGCTTTGGGAATACCCTCGCGAATAATTGCCGGTGTTGCCTACTGGCCTGGCGGTAAAGGCTTTGCTTTTCATGCCTGGATAGAGGTTTATGTTGGCGAATGGATACAGATGGACCCTACCTGGGGGGAAACATTTGCCGATGCCACTCATATTATGCTGGCAAAAGGCGGATTGATTGACCAGATAGGCCCGGTTTATAATGGCCTTATGGGATTAAAAATAAAGATAGTTAGCTGCAAACAGCCGATTTTATCCCGATAG